From one Lasioglossum baleicum chromosome 11, iyLasBale1, whole genome shotgun sequence genomic stretch:
- the LOC143213685 gene encoding uncharacterized protein LOC143213685 isoform X3, whose translation MIDGNISMEEDTELRDLVVQTLENNGVLAKVRAELRASVFLALEEQESVMNPEPLLNKTVKQYLANSEGKLLFSLVREFLEYFGLDYTISVYDPETYFGKEYNYVGRNKLCEELGIESNEPLLGEILKNSMISAFNNTQKNETNNSRFNKTNESETNIANATFEISIPKVLHKETASLSNNNDISGKLESVSQQSPKLPINMTINDNTSKEMSFDDISIDRSNFEKQTNSLRKSIASEDSEKDNGIDITGNNNMHFDTLSVSPNGTTTVMNHVTEETEVDTTIQTNLLNKTEPLIKFDESIVTELQTNQNEDIRTDGVDNYEEDFVSSASGSAYDQSPTKEPEKSNSPIKLQTKKQDKTQSVHSEEISEEIEEIDDMLSSTSCVSKYNLEDINMDKNISNFTMGITANCAKEL comes from the exons atgATAGACGGAAACATTTCCATGGAGGAAGATACAGAATTGCGGGATTTGGTGGTGCAAACCCTTGAGAATAATGGTGTTCTTGCAAAAGTGCGG GCAGAACTGAGAGCAAGTGTGTTCTTAGCTCTAGAAGAACAAGAATCAGTAATG aatCCAGAACCACTTCTCAATAAAACTGTAAAACAGTACCTGGCTAATTCAGAAGGAAAATTATTGTTTTCCTTGGTTAGGGAGTTCCTAGAATATTTTGGTCTTGATTATACAATATCTGTATATGATCCAGAGACGTACTTTGGGAAAGAATATAATTATGTTGGAAGAAATAAATTATGCGAAGAATTAggtattgaatcgaatgaaCCATTACTcggagaaattttaaaaaatagcatGATTAGTGCCTTCAATAACACGCAAAAG AACGAAACTAATAACAGCAGGTTTAATAAGACCAATGAAAGTGAAACAAATATTGCCAACGCAACATTTGAGATTTCCATTCCGAAGGTATTACATAAAGAAACAGCATCCTTAtctaataataatgatatttcGGGTAAACTGGAGAGTGTTTCGCAGCAAAGCCCAAAACTTCCGATAAATATGACAATAAACGACAACACGAGTAAAGAAATGTCTTTCGATGATATTTCAATAGATcgatcgaattttgaaaaacaaacTAACTCTCTCAGGAAAAGTATCGCCTCTGAGGACTCGGAAAAGGATAACGGAATTGATATCACAGGGAACAATAATATGCATTTTGATACACTCTCTGTAAGTCCGAACGGCACAACTACAGTGATGAATCACGTGACAGAGGAGACTGAAGTAGATACAACCATCCAAACAAATTTACTAAATAAAACCGAGCCTTTAATTAAGTTTGATGAATCTATAGTTACTGAACTGCAAACAAATCAAAATGAAGATATAA gAACAGATGGTGTTGACAATTACGAAGAAGATTTCGTTTCGTCTGCATCCGGTAGTGCTTACGATCAAAGTCCTACGAAAGAACCTGAAAAATCAAATAGCCCAATAAAATTACAAACAAAAAAGCAAGACAAAACACAAAGTGTGCATAGCGAAGAAATAAGCGAAGAAATCGAGGAAATTGATGACATGTTAAGCAGTACTTCATGTGTAAGTAAATACAAC CTTGAAGACATAAATATGGAtaaaaatatatcaaattttacaATGGGTATTACAGCTAATTGCGCAAAAGAATTATAA
- the LOC143213685 gene encoding uncharacterized protein LOC143213685 isoform X2, translated as MIDGNISMEEDTELRDLVVQTLENNGVLAKVRAELRASVFLALEEQESVMNPEPLLNKTVKQYLANSEGKLLFSLVREFLEYFGLDYTISVYDPETYFGKEYNYVGRNKLCEELGIESNEPLLGEILKNSMISAFNNTQKNETNNSRFNKTNESETNIANATFEISIPKVLHKETASLSNNNDISGKLESVSQQSPKLPINMTINDNTSKEMSFDDISIDRSNFEKQTNSLRKSIASEDSEKDNGIDITGNNNMHFDTLSVSPNGTTTVMNHVTEETEVDTTIQTNLLNKTEPLIKFDESIVTELQTNQNEDISKQNNINSLDLQITNNVQNKKSVNTGNSFGKTVYFEEIIVDGKRENINTIHNTESFLQDLPSLDKKSHSILSDLPPLNGKKTNINDLKELMDIGLGTDGVDNYEEDFVSSASGSAYDQSPTKEPEKSNSPIKLQTKKQDKTQSVHSEEISEEIEEIDDMLSSTSCLEDINMDKNISNFTMGITANCAKEL; from the exons atgATAGACGGAAACATTTCCATGGAGGAAGATACAGAATTGCGGGATTTGGTGGTGCAAACCCTTGAGAATAATGGTGTTCTTGCAAAAGTGCGG GCAGAACTGAGAGCAAGTGTGTTCTTAGCTCTAGAAGAACAAGAATCAGTAATG aatCCAGAACCACTTCTCAATAAAACTGTAAAACAGTACCTGGCTAATTCAGAAGGAAAATTATTGTTTTCCTTGGTTAGGGAGTTCCTAGAATATTTTGGTCTTGATTATACAATATCTGTATATGATCCAGAGACGTACTTTGGGAAAGAATATAATTATGTTGGAAGAAATAAATTATGCGAAGAATTAggtattgaatcgaatgaaCCATTACTcggagaaattttaaaaaatagcatGATTAGTGCCTTCAATAACACGCAAAAG AACGAAACTAATAACAGCAGGTTTAATAAGACCAATGAAAGTGAAACAAATATTGCCAACGCAACATTTGAGATTTCCATTCCGAAGGTATTACATAAAGAAACAGCATCCTTAtctaataataatgatatttcGGGTAAACTGGAGAGTGTTTCGCAGCAAAGCCCAAAACTTCCGATAAATATGACAATAAACGACAACACGAGTAAAGAAATGTCTTTCGATGATATTTCAATAGATcgatcgaattttgaaaaacaaacTAACTCTCTCAGGAAAAGTATCGCCTCTGAGGACTCGGAAAAGGATAACGGAATTGATATCACAGGGAACAATAATATGCATTTTGATACACTCTCTGTAAGTCCGAACGGCACAACTACAGTGATGAATCACGTGACAGAGGAGACTGAAGTAGATACAACCATCCAAACAAATTTACTAAATAAAACCGAGCCTTTAATTAAGTTTGATGAATCTATAGTTACTGAACTGCAAACAAATCAAAATGAAGATATAAGTaagcaaaataatataaatagttTGGATttacaaataacaaataacgtaCAAAATAAAAAGTCAGTTAATACTGGAAATAGTTTTGGGAAAACTGTAtactttgaagaaattattGTTGAtggaaaaagagaaaatatcaatactatACATAATACTGAATCCTTTTTACAAGATTTACCGTCTTTAGATAAGAAATCTCATTCTATACTTAGTGATCTCCCGCCATTAAATGGTAAAAAGACTAATATTAATGATCTAAAAGAATTGATGGATATCGGACTTG gAACAGATGGTGTTGACAATTACGAAGAAGATTTCGTTTCGTCTGCATCCGGTAGTGCTTACGATCAAAGTCCTACGAAAGAACCTGAAAAATCAAATAGCCCAATAAAATTACAAACAAAAAAGCAAGACAAAACACAAAGTGTGCATAGCGAAGAAATAAGCGAAGAAATCGAGGAAATTGATGACATGTTAAGCAGTACTTCATGT CTTGAAGACATAAATATGGAtaaaaatatatcaaattttacaATGGGTATTACAGCTAATTGCGCAAAAGAATTATAA
- the LOC143213685 gene encoding uncharacterized protein LOC143213685 isoform X1, whose amino-acid sequence MIDGNISMEEDTELRDLVVQTLENNGVLAKVRAELRASVFLALEEQESVMNPEPLLNKTVKQYLANSEGKLLFSLVREFLEYFGLDYTISVYDPETYFGKEYNYVGRNKLCEELGIESNEPLLGEILKNSMISAFNNTQKNETNNSRFNKTNESETNIANATFEISIPKVLHKETASLSNNNDISGKLESVSQQSPKLPINMTINDNTSKEMSFDDISIDRSNFEKQTNSLRKSIASEDSEKDNGIDITGNNNMHFDTLSVSPNGTTTVMNHVTEETEVDTTIQTNLLNKTEPLIKFDESIVTELQTNQNEDISKQNNINSLDLQITNNVQNKKSVNTGNSFGKTVYFEEIIVDGKRENINTIHNTESFLQDLPSLDKKSHSILSDLPPLNGKKTNINDLKELMDIGLGTDGVDNYEEDFVSSASGSAYDQSPTKEPEKSNSPIKLQTKKQDKTQSVHSEEISEEIEEIDDMLSSTSCVSKYNLEDINMDKNISNFTMGITANCAKEL is encoded by the exons atgATAGACGGAAACATTTCCATGGAGGAAGATACAGAATTGCGGGATTTGGTGGTGCAAACCCTTGAGAATAATGGTGTTCTTGCAAAAGTGCGG GCAGAACTGAGAGCAAGTGTGTTCTTAGCTCTAGAAGAACAAGAATCAGTAATG aatCCAGAACCACTTCTCAATAAAACTGTAAAACAGTACCTGGCTAATTCAGAAGGAAAATTATTGTTTTCCTTGGTTAGGGAGTTCCTAGAATATTTTGGTCTTGATTATACAATATCTGTATATGATCCAGAGACGTACTTTGGGAAAGAATATAATTATGTTGGAAGAAATAAATTATGCGAAGAATTAggtattgaatcgaatgaaCCATTACTcggagaaattttaaaaaatagcatGATTAGTGCCTTCAATAACACGCAAAAG AACGAAACTAATAACAGCAGGTTTAATAAGACCAATGAAAGTGAAACAAATATTGCCAACGCAACATTTGAGATTTCCATTCCGAAGGTATTACATAAAGAAACAGCATCCTTAtctaataataatgatatttcGGGTAAACTGGAGAGTGTTTCGCAGCAAAGCCCAAAACTTCCGATAAATATGACAATAAACGACAACACGAGTAAAGAAATGTCTTTCGATGATATTTCAATAGATcgatcgaattttgaaaaacaaacTAACTCTCTCAGGAAAAGTATCGCCTCTGAGGACTCGGAAAAGGATAACGGAATTGATATCACAGGGAACAATAATATGCATTTTGATACACTCTCTGTAAGTCCGAACGGCACAACTACAGTGATGAATCACGTGACAGAGGAGACTGAAGTAGATACAACCATCCAAACAAATTTACTAAATAAAACCGAGCCTTTAATTAAGTTTGATGAATCTATAGTTACTGAACTGCAAACAAATCAAAATGAAGATATAAGTaagcaaaataatataaatagttTGGATttacaaataacaaataacgtaCAAAATAAAAAGTCAGTTAATACTGGAAATAGTTTTGGGAAAACTGTAtactttgaagaaattattGTTGAtggaaaaagagaaaatatcaatactatACATAATACTGAATCCTTTTTACAAGATTTACCGTCTTTAGATAAGAAATCTCATTCTATACTTAGTGATCTCCCGCCATTAAATGGTAAAAAGACTAATATTAATGATCTAAAAGAATTGATGGATATCGGACTTG gAACAGATGGTGTTGACAATTACGAAGAAGATTTCGTTTCGTCTGCATCCGGTAGTGCTTACGATCAAAGTCCTACGAAAGAACCTGAAAAATCAAATAGCCCAATAAAATTACAAACAAAAAAGCAAGACAAAACACAAAGTGTGCATAGCGAAGAAATAAGCGAAGAAATCGAGGAAATTGATGACATGTTAAGCAGTACTTCATGTGTAAGTAAATACAAC CTTGAAGACATAAATATGGAtaaaaatatatcaaattttacaATGGGTATTACAGCTAATTGCGCAAAAGAATTATAA